Below is a genomic region from Aquila chrysaetos chrysaetos chromosome 13, bAquChr1.4, whole genome shotgun sequence.
gggTGATGGCGGGCTGGTGGGGGCTCACCCCAccgctgtccccccccccccaggtgtgCGCCTGCCAAGTGCGGGCCACGGGGAAGATGTACGCCTGCaagaagctggagaagaagCGGATCAAGAAGCGGAAAGGGGAGGCGATGGCCCTGAACGAGAAGCAGATCCTGGAGAAAGTCAACAGCCGGTTCGTGGTGCGTGTCGCTCTCTCCTGGGGGGCcgaggagccgggggggggccggggccggtgcTGACGGCCGGGGTGGGCGCGCAGGTGAGCCTGGCGTACGCCTACGAGACGAAGGACGCGCTCTGCCTGGTGCTGACCATCATGAACGGCGGCGACCTCAAGTTCCACATCTACAACATGGGCAACCCCGGCTTTGAGGACGAGCGTGTGGTCTTCTACGCGGCGGAGATCTGCTGCGGGCTCCAGCACCTGCACCAGGAGGGCATCGTCTACCGGTGAGCGGGACGTAGGCATGGGGCCGGTGGGGCAGCTGGACAGGACCGCTCTGTGCTGAGCCATCCCTCTGTCCCCGCAGGGATCTGAAGCCGGAGAACATCCTCCTGGATGATGATGGtgaggagggagctgctgggtttGGCTCTGCCCATGCTCTTGGCTTTGGGGATGGGTCTCTGTGTGCCTCCTGGGAGGTCTCTGGCTGTGTTTTGGGGAGGACGTGCAGGCATGCGGGGTGGCCCTTCCCTGGGGTGCTGCCCTGAACCCCCTTCCTGCCCCAGGTCACATCAGGATCTCCGACCTGGGGCTGGCTATCAAGATCCCTGAGGGCGAGACCATCCGTGGCCGCGTGGGCACCGTCGGCTACATGGGTGAGCGTGGGGGCTGCGCCGGCTGGGCTGGCCCGGGGGTCCCCGTGCTGCGGCGTGCCTGGCCGCTGATGGGTTTGGGACCGTGTCTCGCAGCCCCGGAGGTGATCAACAACGAGCGCTACGCCTTCAGCCCCGACTGGTGGGGTCTGGGCTGCCTGGTGTACGAGATGATCGAGGGGCAGTCGCCCTTCCGTGCCCGCAAGGAGCGGGTGAAgcgggaggaggtggagaagcGGGTGCAGGAGGACCAGGAGCCGTACTCGGACAAATTCAGCGAGGATGCTCAGGCCATCTGCAAGCTGGTGAGCTGGGGACCCGGAGACCTGCTGGTCCCCACGGcgggggctggggtgggctcCGTCCTCCCGCCGTGACCAcccgtccccctccccagctcctggccAAGGACCCCAAGCAGCGGCTGGGCTGCGGGACCGACGGGGCGGCCGAGGTGAAGCGGCATCCCTTCTTCAGGACCATCAACTTCAAGCGCCTGGAGGCCGGCATCATGACACCCTCCTTCGTGCCAGACGTaaggggcagggcaggggtgggcaCCCGctgcaggggcgggggggggggggcgagcccCATTCCTCCCCCCCACTGACAGCTCTCCGGCTCCTGCAGCCCCGGGCGGTTTATTGCAAGGACGTGCTGGACATCGAGCAGTTCTCGACGGTGAAGGGCGTCAACCTGGACCAAACCGACAATGATTTCTACGCCAAGTTTGCCACCGGCAGCGTCTCCATCCCCTGGCAGAACGAGGTACCGGGGGTacggggcacggggggggggttCCACCCTGCT
It encodes:
- the LOC115350060 gene encoding G protein-coupled receptor kinase 5-like isoform X3 is translated as MVCGRRGCSAGPPPPQPRAMELENIVANTVLLKAREGGGGKRKGRSKKWREILRFPHISQCDELRKGLEQDYGSLCQKQPIGRLLFRQFCETRPELLRCIRFLDAVADYELSPDEKRKEMGEEIIRRFLKQESPDFLPEVGQPHASRCLQDLQKSPCKDLFSSCLRPLHEYLSGDPFADYRDSMYFDRFLQWKYLERQSVTKDTFRQYRILGKGGFGEVCACQVRATGKMYACKKLEKKRIKKRKGEAMALNEKQILEKVNSRFVVSLAYAYETKDALCLVLTIMNGGDLKFHIYNMGNPGFEDERVVFYAAEICCGLQHLHQEGIVYRDLKPENILLDDDGHIRISDLGLAIKIPEGETIRGRVGTVGYMAPEVINNERYAFSPDWWGLGCLVYEMIEGQSPFRARKERVKREEVEKRVQEDQEPYSDKFSEDAQAICKLLLAKDPKQRLGCGTDGAAEVKRHPFFRTINFKRLEAGIMTPSFVPDPRAVYCKDVLDIEQFSTVKGVNLDQTDNDFYAKFATGSVSIPWQNEMIETECFKDLNVFGPSGTRSPDLDWRQLPEPPKRSLLQRLFRRHPADYTIGTAIHPSYPAAVNSHPPAANSACRATAPAPS